The genomic interval TCGCCGCAACACAGAGGCTTCTTTCTTGGGCAGCAAGTCCAAGGCTCCCGTTTCTTCCCGGCGTTCTAACTCTTTCAACCGCTCGACTCGGGTTTTGATCGTTACCCAGTTAGTCAGCATCCCACCGAGCCAACGCTGATTGACGTAATAAGCGCCACAGCGGGAAGCTTCCTGAGCGATAATTCCAGCAGCCTGCCGCTTAGTACCAATAAAAAGAAACCGTTTTCCCTGCTCGGACGCATCCCGAACGTAGCTATAAGCCTGATCCATCAACTGGGCAGTCTGCACCAAATCAATGATATGCACTCCATTACGGGAGGTGTAGATGTAGGGGTCCATCTTGGGATTCCAACGACGGGTTTGATGCCCAAAGTGAACTCCCGACTCTAGCAATTGAGCCAACGAAACAACTGGCATATTAGTTTTTACTCCTTTCGGGTTAATCCTCCACCCAGGTGCATTTCTGTTGAAGCTTTCAGCCTTTAGTGCTCAGCTTTTAGCATTTCTTCCGTTGCTAAAAGCGAACCACTAATGACTAATTGCTATTTCCAGAAACACCCGAAATCCTGGATGTGCGGTTTTTTGACAACTTCTCTAGGATAACACAGCACAAAGGCTTTCTTGGCGTTTCCCTTGAACAATTTGGAGCAAGGGTAGGGAGTGGGGAGTAGGGAAAGAATAAAACAAACTCCCTCACACTCCCACCTCTCTCATCTTTCCTACCTTCCCTCTCCTTCATCCCTCATCCCCCCTCCCTCATCCCTCATCCCTTAACTTTGTATCCTTCATCCTTCATCCTTTATCCTTTCCCCCTCCCTCATCCCCAATTCCCAAAAAAGAAGGGGAAGCTGGTTGGCTTCCCCTGGTTGGTTTTGATTGTCGGATTGTTCCTTGAGTTTTTTCCGTAGTGATTGAAACTGTTTGCGGCGCTGGCGTTGACGGGCAGAACCGCCTTTGCCTTTGTCATTCCGTCCCTCTCGGCGGGGGGACTCCCATCGTTTGAGTCGGGTCATAGCTAAATAATAAGTGGTAGGGGTTAGAGGTAAAGTTCCAATGAATTGGGGAGTTGAGGGCAAGTCAACAACCATCTCCATTCTACAAAACTCCCGGCTAAAGCATCGCTCACCCAATCCCAGAATCGGGTTTCTTCGATCTGAGTAACGAGATTCTGGTCTTCCAGAACAGAGACCCAGTTTCCTGACCTGCATTCTAGCCTCTTGTTTTGATACAGTCTTTGCTTGATAGATTCCGGATAATCCAGATGCCAGGCAGATTTCCAGACCAATGGGGGCAAATTGGGTCAGGAGCCAGGAGCCAAAGTCCCTACTCCCTGCCCCCCTGCTATCCCTCACCGAAGGTTTTGCGGATTAGGTCTGCTAACCGTTCGGCGCTGTCAGGCACAGCCAAACTCGCCGCTTTCTCTGCCATTGTTTGCAGGGTTCCTTTACCTTCCATCCCTAGAGGCTGCTCCTTCAGCAGATGCAAGACCTGTGTTTTGACTGTTTCAGGTATCAGGTCAGACTGCTGAACCATCAGAGCTGCCCCAGCTTCAACAAAAATCGCAGCATTGTAGGTTTGATGATCTTCAGCCGCGAAGGGATAGGGAATCAGAATGGATGGCGTTTGGGTCATGGCTAATTCAGTTAAGGTTCCCGCTCCCGCACGACTAATGACTAAATCGGCTCGGTGTAATAATCCCGCCATATTGGTGTAGAAGGGCAGTGGAAAGTAATGGGGATGTTGAAGGGTTTTGGCATCGGGGTCGTTGTCTCCGGTTTGATGAACAATCCAGATGCCTTCTTCCAGCCAGGCTGGAGCACATTGGCGTACCAGCTTGTTGACAGCAACAGCGCCCTGACTACCCCCTACCACTGCTATCAAGGGAACGTTTGCCGGAATGGGTAGATCTGACAGAGGGGTAACCTCATCTGCCTTGACAAGAAATTGTGCCCGGACTGGGGTTCCTACACAAATGGTTTTGGCACGGGGTAGGTACTGAGCCGCTGCTTCAAACCCCAGAGCGACGGTAGTACACAGTGGACCAAGTAAGCGAGTAACTTTTCCGGGCAGGGCGTTGGATTCATGAAGGATAATGGGCAAGCCGAGAGAGCGGGCGGCGATCGCCGCTGGAGCCGCAATATACCCTCCAGTCGTAAACACGCCCTGAAATTTTCCCCGTTGCAACAACCGCCGTACCTGCCAGATGGAGCGAATGAGTTTCCCTAAGACCCGCAAAGAATCAAACCCTCGTTTTTGGAAGCCTTCTACAGAAACGGTATGGAGGGGATATTGGGAGGGAAGAAGTTGGTTTTCCAGGCGATCGGGAACACCCAACCATTCAATCTGGTAGTCTGGTAGCTGCTCGGCAACCGCGATCGCCGGAAATAGATGGCCTCCGGTGCCGCTGGCTGCAATTAGTAACCGGGTCGGTGAAGTCTTCACGATCGCTGCTCCGAAGCTTGCTGGCAGAGTAGAATCAAATCAATCATTCCCAGGTTTAGCCAAATTAGGTTAAAGTTCTGACCGATTGAGATCGGGGGGAGTCATCCGGTCAGCGTTTAGATAATAGATCGCAAATTGTACCTCTAACGCCCGATAACCTGTCCACTTAACCACCAAATCCATGCGTAAGTCCTTGAATCGTCCATCGCAAAGTGCTCAACACAGCATTCTCTTGCACCAAGCGAAACCGCGGCACTGGAAACCCTTTTTAATTACGCTGGGCTTAGTCACTACCTTGGGAGCGGTGCTTCATTCTGGAGTTGTCAGGGCACAAAAAGCCGAAGCAGTTCCTCCTCCAGAACTGACCAATGCCATTTCCCAAATTGATACCGCTGCCAGCAGCCATAACGTTCAGAGTGTTTTGGAATATTACAGCCCCAACTTCACCCAGTCCGATGGTTTAACGCGCCAAACGTTAGGACAAGCCTTGACCGAACTGTGGAAACGCTATCCTGACCTGAAATATCAGACGGCTATAAAGTCCTGGAAACCCGAAGGAAAAGGGATTTCAGCCGAAACAGAAACCCGGATTACAGGCACTCAAAAGGTGGGAAACCGTGAATGGAAAATTGACTCTACCCTGCGATCGCGGCAGCTATTTGAAGACCAAAAAATTGTCCGGCAAGAAGTCTTAGCCGAAAAGAGCCAGATTACTTCTGGTAAAAATCCGCCGACTGTATTGCTGAATGCCCCAGAGCAGGTAAAACCTGGACAGCAGTTTAACTTCGATGCGATCGTCCAGGAGCCTCTGGGTAATGACCTGTTACTTGGCACAGCCCTGGAAGAACCCGTTAAACCGGATGGGTTTATCAACCCCACCACAGCAGACCTGGAGGTGCTCTCGGCAGGGGGCATCTACAAAGTTGGACGTGCCCCAACAACTCCCGAAAACCGTTGGCTTTCAGCCGTTCTGGTGCGCCAGGATGGAATGACTTTGGTAACCCAAAGGGTAAATGTGGTTGGGGAGAAGAAGTAGGGGGTAGGTGTCAGGTGTCAGGTATCAGGCATCAGCCACGAGTGACTGATGCCTGATACCTAATGACCGATGGTTAACTTAGAACTCAAAACTTAGAACTCAAAACTTACACACTGGTATAAACCTGCTTGTAATACGCCTGGTATTCAGGGGAAAGCAGGGGTTGCCACCAGTTGCGGTGGGTTAAGTACCACTGCACCGTTTTGCGGAGACCGCTTTCGACGGTTTCGGCAGGAGTCCAGCCGATTTCGGTTCTCAGTTTAGTGGCATCGATCGCATATCGGCGATCGTGACCAGGGCGGTCTTTGACAAAGGTAATCAGCTTGTGAGCCGGACGCACGGGCAAATCGGTCGCTAACTCGTCCATTAACTCGCAAAGTTTGTGAACCAGGTCAATGTTCTTGACTTCATTGTTGCCGCCGATGTTGTAGGTTTCTCCCGGTTTGCCCCGGTGCAGAACCGCATCGATCGCGCTGCAATGATCTTCCACATAGAGCCAGTCGCGGATGTTTTGCCCATCTCCATAGACGGGTAACCCTTTACCCATCAGGATATTGATGCACATCAGCGGAATTAATTTTTCGGGGAAGTGATAGGGACCGTAATTGTTGGAACAGTTGGTCATCAAGGTCGGTAGCCCATAGGTATGATAGTATGCCCGTACCAAATGGTCACTTCCCGCTTTAGACGCCGAGTAGGGGCTATTGGGGGCATAGGGAGTGGTTTCCGAAAATCCTGGATCATTCGGATTCAGACTGCCATACACCTCATCCGTTGAAACATGATGGAAGCGAAAGTGAGTTGGTTGTCCATTCGTCAGCCAGTATTGCCGAAAAGCCTCCAGCAAAGTAAAAGTACCTATCACATTGGTGCGCACAAAGGCGTCGGGTCCCAAAATAGAACGATCGACATGGGACTCTGCGGCAAAGTGGGCAAGAATATCAATTCCTTCTTCCTGGAGTAGCGCATCAATCAGGGGGCGATCGCAGATATCCCCCTGCACAAACCGCAAATTCGCCCATCCCTCCAGCCCTGCCAAATTATTGCGATTACCGGCATAGGTAAGGGCATCCAACACGACGATGCGATCGCCCGGATACTGCTGACACCAATAATGCACAAAGTTAGAGCCAATAAAACCCGCCCCTCCTGTGACTAGAATAGTTCGGGGTTCTCTTGATAGCGCTTGATTCTGTTCCACAACGAGCCTCATTGCAAGATTTTGAATTTGTGTGATTGGTAATCGGGGAGTGGGGAAGAGGGAGAAAGGGGATAGAGGAGAGTAGTTTAGAACTTAGGATTCAAAACTTAAAACTCGTTTATCCTTTTCCTGCACCTTCCACCTATGTCAATTCAATTTGGGAATCGTCTCCAATCATGAATCGGAGCGCTTTAGGGCGCTGGGGTGCAGCTCGGAGCTGGGCACGTTGACCAATGACACTATCTACAATTCGTTGATGAATCCCCGTCATCTTGGCACCCTGGAGAACAACGCTATGCTCCAGGTCAATGTCAATCAGGGTGACCTGATCCGCGATGCTGCTATAGGGACCGATAAAGCAATTTTCCAAATAACAGTTGTTGCCAATTGTGACAGGACCCCGCACAGTGCAATTAATTAATCGGGAGCCAGTTCCAATATGTACCCGTCCAAAGGTTTTGCTTTGTTCATCAACTTCACCCGCGATATCTGACTTGAGGCGAGTGTCTAGAATAATTTGGTTGGCTTCCAGGAGATCGTCTTTCTTGCCTGTGTCTAACCACCAACCCTCAATTTGGCGGGCTTCGACATGGGTTTGATGGTTGATCAAATCCTGAATGGCGTCGGTGATTTCTAGCTCGCCTCGGGCAGAGGGTTGGATGCGATCGATCGCCGCATGAATAGTATTAGCAAAGAAATAGATACCGACCAACGCCAGATTAGAGGGAGGAACTTTTGGCTTTTCGACCAGGTGCAACACCCGTCCCTGATCATCGACCTGGGCAACTCCAAAGGAAGTTGGGTTAGGCACCGGACGCAGCAGAATCATGGCATCCATGTGCTGTTCTTTGAAGCTATTTAGGAATTCGCCTAGTTCGCTCTGAATCAGGTTATCTCCCAGGTACATGACAAAGGGCGAATCTCCCAGAAATGGACGGGCTACCTTAACCGCGTGAGCCAGCCCGGCGGGTTTTTCCTGAAGAATGTAGGTGATGTTGGCACCGAAGCGATCGCCATCCCCCGTTTTTGTCCTGACCTCATCTCCTGTTTCGGGACTGATGATGATGCCAATGTCTGTAATACCCGCTGCCACAATGGCTTCAATTCCGTACCAGAGAATTGGTTTGTTGGCGACTGGAACGAGTTGCTTGGCTCCTGTGTAGGTCAGAGGTCGCAGGCGTGTGCCTTTTCCACCACTGAGAATGATTGCTTTCATAAGTAGAAAATCTGTAGGGGTTAGGGTTACGAGTAGACATCAGCGCTCATGAAAGGCAGCCCTGCTTGATCCTTTGCAGACAGAATGGGTTCCACTGCTAGAGGCCAGTTGATCGCCAGATCGGGGTCATTCCAGAGAATTGATCGCTCATGCTGGGGAGCGTAGTAATCGGTTGCCTTATACAAAACTTCAGCCACTTCTGAAATAACCAGAAACCCGTGGGCAAACCCTGCGGGAACCCAAAACAACCGCTTGTTTTCGGCACTTAATAAACAACCGACCCACTGCCCAAACGTTGGTGAACCCTTACGAATGTCTACAGCGACATCAAATATGGTGCCCACAACTGCCCGCACAAGCTTACCCTGGGGCTGCTGAATTTGATAATGTAAGCCTCGTAGGACGTTTTGACAGGAACGGGAATGGTTGTCCTGAACAAACCGGGCTGTTATCCCCGTTTTCTCTGCAAAAGCGTGCTCGTTGTAGCTTTCAAAGAAAAAACCGCGCTCATCTCCAAAAACACGAGGTTCAATAATTAGTACATCGGGTATGTCTGTGGGTAAAATATTCATCGCCCTTTCCTCATAACACCTAGCGCCATAAGATTTCCAAAATTCTTCATTCACCCACCCTATAAGTTCCCATTAACGAAGCTGTAGCATTCCTCAGTCATTTGTTAAAAGTAGAACGCTGTGTGAATAAGGCTTCTCCTGAAATTTTTCTAGGAAGTTTTCTTGCAACTTAAAGTAAAACCGCTACGCAGCCAACTATCAATTTTTATCGCCTGTGAAGCAGAAATCTCCAAGGGTTCTGGCGAGTCTTTACCGAAAAATAAATCTATACATCAGCGAAAAAAGATAGAGATAAGGTTGCTTCCAGGGTTGAAGTATCTTCTGGACAAATATTCCAGCCTCCCTACCCTAGGTAAACATACATTGAATTCTGTAAACTTTTGATGGAGAATTCCGCGTTCACACCGGAAGTCTTTCTCTCTACTTTTCCCTCTAAGTTACAGGATGACGACAATTGATGCGGATCTGTATCTTAGCTAACAACGTTTAGGGACTCTGAAGAAATAACGTCATGTTCTGTAGTCGTCAGCGGTGAGCCATCCGTTTACTCTGCCTAGTGATAGCCCATAGCAGATGGCTGATAACTTCTCCTTTGTGTCAATCCTGATTATGCCAATGGTTCCTTAATTTCTATGGCTTTTCGTTGCATCCCAGTGATTGATGTCAGTCGGTTGCGCTCTAAGAACATTGACGATCGCAAAGACGTCGCCGTAGAAATGGGTCAGGCATCGCACGAAGTGGGATTTTTCTACATCACTAACCACGGAATTGAGGATGCCATTATTGAGCAAACCCTTGCTGAAACGAAGCGGTTTTTTGATCTGCCGCTGGAAGTGAAAAATCAGGTGACGATCGCCAACTCCCCAATTTCACGCGGATTTGAACCCATCGGCTACCAAACACTGGACCAAAACGCAGCGCCTGATTTTAAGGAAGGCTTTTATATCGGCGTCGAACGGGGGATAAACGATCCGCTCGTTCAGGCGGGCACACCCAACCACGGTGCTAATCAATGGCTCCCAGACCTGCCTGGTTGGCGCGTGCAGATGGAACAGTACTTCGCGCTTATGTCAGGGTTGTCCCGGTTGCTCTTGCGTGGGTTGGCACTTTCCCTGGAAGTCGATGAACACTACTTTGATGCTGCGATCGACAATCCAATGGCAATTCTGCGGTTGCTTCACTATCCGCCTCAATCCGTTCATGCGCCTGCCGACCAGTGGGGGTGTGGCACCCACACCGACTGGGGCACCATCACCATTCTGCTGCAAGACCAGGTCGGAGGATTGGAAGTCCGCACTCCGGATGGCAACTGGGTTCAAGCCAAGCCTATTCCTGGCACATTTGTAATCAACCTGGGTGATATGATGGCACGCTGGACGAACGACTATTACCAATCTACTCCCCATCGCGTCGTTAATCGATCGGGCAAAGAACGGTATTCCATTCCATTCTTCTTTGACGCCAACTATCACGCCCTGGTGGAGTGTATTCCCACCTGCCAGAGTCCTGAGAACCCACCCCGATATGCCCGGATCACAGCTGGAGAACACATTGTGGAGATGTACCGCAGGACCTATGGGAATGGGTGATAGGTGGTAGGTGGTAGGTGTCAAGGAAAGGATAAGGGATAAAGGATACAACAATCTCATCTCCCCACTCAATCACCCCATTACCTCATCATGCCTACTTCCTACTTCCCGCCCAATACTTGATAATTGACAACTCGAAACTCTTTTATCCTTCATCCTTTATCCTTTCCCCTATGCCTACCCTCCTTGTCAAAAACATTCATACTCTGATAACAATGGACGCGGCGCGGCGGGAGATCCGCAATGGGGCGTTGTTTGTTCGCGATCGGGCGATCGAACAGGTGGGAACAACGCAGGAACTTCCCGCCACTGCTGATGAAGTGTTGGACTTGCAGGGGCGTTATCTGGTGCTTCCCGGTTTGGTCAATACGCACCACCATTTTTACCAAACCTTGACGCGGGTCGTTCCAGCGGCGCAGGATTGCGACCTATTCAATTGGTTAACCACGCTGTATCCCATTTGGGCAAAGTTGACGGCAGAGGGAGTTTATGTCAGCGCTCAGATGGCAGCAGCAGAATTGCTCCTGTCAGGTTGTACGACTGCCAGTGATCATCTTTACATTTACCCCAATGATTGCACGCTGGATGATGAAATTCGGGCAGTTCAGGAAATAGGGATGCGGTTTCATGCCAGTCGAGGCAGCATGAGCGTGGGGGAAAGTCTAGGGGGACTGCCACCCGATTCGGTTGTGGAGAAGGAACCAGATATTCTGAAGGATTCGCAACGGTTAATCGAGCAGTATCATGACAATTCCCGCCATGCGATGACGCGAATTACGTTAGCGCCCTGCTCACCCTTTTCGGTATCCCAGGACTTGATGCGAGAGTCGGCTAAGATGGCACGGCTGTATCCAGGGGTACGGCTCCATACCCATCTGGCAGAGAACAAATCGGATGTGACCTACAGCCTGGAAAACTTTGGCATGATTCCGGGGGACTATGCGGAGTCGGTGGGATGGCTGGGTGAGGATGTCTGGCATGCCCATTGTGTCCAACTCAGTGATGACTCAATCTTAAAGTTTGGCAAAACAGGGACGGGCGTTGCCCACTGCCCCTGTAGTAACATGCGGCTTGCCAGCGGCATTGCACCTATCCGAAAGATGCTAGACCATAACGTGCCGGTTGGTTTGGGCGTCGATGGGTCTGCGTCTAACGATGCTGGAAATCTGATCCAGGAAGCCCGAACAGCATTTCTGCTTGCCCGTGTGCGCGATCGCGACGCTTCTGCCATAACTGCCAGGGAAATTTTGGAAATCGCTACCCTGGGGGGTGCTAAAGTGCTGGGCCGGGATGATATCGGCTATCTCGCTCCGGGTATGTCAGCGGATTTTATTGCAATTAACTGCGATCGGCCCCAATTTGCTGGAGCGCATCACGATCTGGTTGCCGCCCTGATTTTCTGCCAGGTGCACTCGGTTGACTACAGCTTTATCAATGGCAAAAGGGTTGTTGATCAGGGGCGCTTGACCACTGTTGAACTGGAAACACTCGTCGAAAAAACCAATCGGATTGCTCAGGGAATGCTTGAAAGTTAGAGCTAGAAGGCAAAGGGCAGCAGGGGGCAGGGGTTAGGTGTCAGGTGTCGGGTGTCAGGTGTCAGTTACCAATGACTAATGACCAACCCCAATAACAAATGACAAATGAATCCCTTAAATTGGTTGCCGATTTACGGCAGGGTCTAGAACGCCGGTACAGAAACCGGGTTTCTTCTCTGAGATGCTCAAGTTTTGTTGAATATCCTCACCAGAAACCCGGTTTCTCGAAATACTGTACCGATGCTCTAGCAGTTTGTCGGAGTAAATCGGTGAGCAACGGATTAAAGCAGATGAAACGGATAAATCAGCGCTTTCACCAATCGCCCATCCGTTTCATCCGCTAGAAAATCTGCTGCTGAACTGCTTTATCCGAATTCCCCGACAGGCTGCTAGAGTCAGTAGCCTAAACTTTAGCAACTAAAGCGAGTTAGCAATTCCCTTGAGGCGAAATAAGAGTAATTGAGTCACTTGCTTGGGTTGAAAATTGTCGTCGCTGATCAGGAGTAAACTCTGACTTTTGTCCGGCAGTTTGGGTCCCAGGGCTATGCCCTCCAAATTGTCGAGGGGAATGCCTAAATCGCTCAGGTTAAGTAAAAGCTTTTTGTAAATAGGTTGAACACCGGATTGCGATCCTTTCAGGGTGGGTTGCCTTGAAATATCGGTGGCTCCTCCCATAGTGAGTTGAAATAGTTTGACCTGAAAACCAGCCAGGCCAAAGGAGCGTTCTAAGCTGAGGAAGTGCCCCCCCTGATCGATCGCCAGTAAATCGGTCAGCCCAGTCATCACCGCACCTTCGGGAATAGGGTCAAGGATATATTCGTGTTCGGAAAGTAAGGCTGCCCGATCGGCATCAACGAGATAGTGCAACACCCGACTTTTAGCACCTTGATCAGGTTTGGGGTCTTCTTTATCTTCAACCAGGGAAGATTCGGTGGCGGTAAATATCCGAAAGGGTTCATTCGTTGAGAAGGTTCCCGGAGTGACCGTTAACGCCTCAAGCCCCAGGTTATCCTGTACGCCCTTTGTCTGCGGTTCACCCTCAGGACTGGGAATGTAGCGTTCTGGGATGGGTAAACTTCGCTGGGCTTGCCCCGTTTCCAGGTTGAATTCCTTTACAAACGGCGAAATGCCCTTAGGGGCAACCCCTTCGCTGGAAACAAACAGCGATCGCAACGGTGACACAACCAACCCTTCCGGATCAACGCTGCCTTTGGTAAACGGTTTGCCATCTGCATCTTTCAGGAACGTCACGCCTTCAATTTCTGCCTTCTGAATCTGCGGTTTTTGGGAATCCGATCCATCCAGCGTCAGTTTGAGCGTATAAAAACGGGCGGAAGCGAACTCGCTACGATCGTCGGAAAGGGTATAGAAGCGATCGCGCTGGCGATCGTAGGCAATCGCAGATAGCCCACCGACAGGTGTGCCCTCAAACCTCGTTTTGGGCAACTGGTACTCGTCTAGAAAGTCCAGCGACAGGTTGAGAAATAGCCGATCCTCAGCACTGACCTGAGGCAAATCGCAACTCGTCAACAACGTTGTAACAGCTAGAACAAGTGCTAACAGCCAGGAAGTCAGGGGCGATCGGGATTGGATAGAAGGCATTCGAGGGGTGTAGGGTGTAGGGTGTAGGGCGCGGGGGTTAATCCCTGATCCCCCTAGAGCTTATCCGAAAACTCAATCGCTGATCGCCATTTTCAACCCTCTCTCCAATCTTCCACACACCTTACACCCACAGTACGACTCAGATTGGCAGTAGGTCTCGCGTAAGATCTGCCAGTTCTACTGGTAAAGGACCTTGCCCTGGAAATCCACCAGACCGAAAACAGACCCTCAAATAATCAACAAATGTCGTCTCATGGGACTCATTCTCCAATTTTGCATCGATCGTGCTATTTGGCACAATGATTCCATAAGGTGGGCCGCCGCTAACATTGTCTTTATGGTAACTATCGGGGGCAATCGGTAGTTCAAAAGGTCCTACTTCCTCCAATCCATAATCTTCGCAATTCTCCTTCCAATACTCGTATTCTGCATCCACCTGATCGAACGGATCAACAACTAGCGGGTCTGAGTAATCTGGCCAATCAGGATGATACCCAATGAAAGCTACAGAACCGACGACCTCCCAGAAGACTCTTAGTGATAACGGGAGAGTCCCAACCAATTCTTCAAGTGTGGCAATCTTAATACTTATGTCAGGCGCAGGTGGGATATGAGCTTGTGAATGATAGCTTCTCGGAGAGCCATCTGGGTAGATACCGAACTCGTAACCAATTGATTGCAGCCGTGGTACCAATAACTCTACATTTGTACGAACGCGAGACATGGTTTCGTATGCTACGGCATATGCTTCGTTAAACAAGGGTTTCTCGCGTATGCTTTCTCCCAAAGCAAGAAGTTCTGCCCAGACTTGCTCCTGTTCACCAGCTCTATAACGATTGACGAATGACACGATTCAAGAAACCTCGATGTTTGTTTTTCCGGTGCTACTTCTCCTTTCAATGGGCTAATTCGAGCGATCGCTGCGCCAGGGCTGCTGCCGTAATTCCGTTAAACGCCATCAGTTCGCCCGATGTTGCCGTGGTTTCGCCCCGCTTCCAGGCGAAGGTATCGCGTTTTGCCGTACTCCGGAGCATAATGGGTTCCAGCATCAGACTGGCACCCCCTGTCACCCCAATCAGAACATCGCCACCAAACAATGCTTCAAATCCAGCATCATTCAAAAACTCCCCATCCGGTTCCGAACAACGGTCCCAGGCCACATCAGAAGCACGATAGAGCCGTCGGGGATTGACCACAGCCACCACCCGCACCGATAAACCTTCTGCTTCCAGGTGGCTTGCCGCTTCCAGAACGGGATTCAGGATCATATCGCCGATAACCGCAAACACCACTTGCTTTGCATCCTGACTTTCCGTACTTCGGCTTTCTTGCAGGATCACAGCCCCATCTTCCAGTGCCTGCCGGGTCTGTTCAAAACTGGTACGGATGGGTAAGGGCGACTTACTAGCCGTAATCA from Kovacikia minuta CCNUW1 carries:
- the rfbB gene encoding dTDP-glucose 4,6-dehydratase; translated protein: MRLVVEQNQALSREPRTILVTGGAGFIGSNFVHYWCQQYPGDRIVVLDALTYAGNRNNLAGLEGWANLRFVQGDICDRPLIDALLQEEGIDILAHFAAESHVDRSILGPDAFVRTNVIGTFTLLEAFRQYWLTNGQPTHFRFHHVSTDEVYGSLNPNDPGFSETTPYAPNSPYSASKAGSDHLVRAYYHTYGLPTLMTNCSNNYGPYHFPEKLIPLMCINILMGKGLPVYGDGQNIRDWLYVEDHCSAIDAVLHRGKPGETYNIGGNNEVKNIDLVHKLCELMDELATDLPVRPAHKLITFVKDRPGHDRRYAIDATKLRTEIGWTPAETVESGLRKTVQWYLTHRNWWQPLLSPEYQAYYKQVYTSV
- the rfbC gene encoding dTDP-4-dehydrorhamnose 3,5-epimerase; this encodes MNILPTDIPDVLIIEPRVFGDERGFFFESYNEHAFAEKTGITARFVQDNHSRSCQNVLRGLHYQIQQPQGKLVRAVVGTIFDVAVDIRKGSPTFGQWVGCLLSAENKRLFWVPAGFAHGFLVISEVAEVLYKATDYYAPQHERSILWNDPDLAINWPLAVEPILSAKDQAGLPFMSADVYS
- a CDS encoding 8-oxoguanine deaminase; this encodes MPTLLVKNIHTLITMDAARREIRNGALFVRDRAIEQVGTTQELPATADEVLDLQGRYLVLPGLVNTHHHFYQTLTRVVPAAQDCDLFNWLTTLYPIWAKLTAEGVYVSAQMAAAELLLSGCTTASDHLYIYPNDCTLDDEIRAVQEIGMRFHASRGSMSVGESLGGLPPDSVVEKEPDILKDSQRLIEQYHDNSRHAMTRITLAPCSPFSVSQDLMRESAKMARLYPGVRLHTHLAENKSDVTYSLENFGMIPGDYAESVGWLGEDVWHAHCVQLSDDSILKFGKTGTGVAHCPCSNMRLASGIAPIRKMLDHNVPVGLGVDGSASNDAGNLIQEARTAFLLARVRDRDASAITAREILEIATLGGAKVLGRDDIGYLAPGMSADFIAINCDRPQFAGAHHDLVAALIFCQVHSVDYSFINGKRVVDQGRLTTVELETLVEKTNRIAQGMLES
- the rpsB gene encoding 30S ribosomal protein S2, giving the protein MPVVSLAQLLESGVHFGHQTRRWNPKMDPYIYTSRNGVHIIDLVQTAQLMDQAYSYVRDASEQGKRFLFIGTKRQAAGIIAQEASRCGAYYVNQRWLGGMLTNWVTIKTRVERLKELERREETGALDLLPKKEASVLRRELEKLQKYLGGIKAMRKVPDIVVIVDQRREYNAVQECQKLGVPIVSLLDTNCDPDVVDVPIPANDDAIRSIKLIVGKLADAIYEGRHGELEAEDDYEDYDGAEEEFDYEDNDTSFIPEEDEDTEE
- a CDS encoding glucose-1-phosphate thymidylyltransferase, with translation MKAIILSGGKGTRLRPLTYTGAKQLVPVANKPILWYGIEAIVAAGITDIGIIISPETGDEVRTKTGDGDRFGANITYILQEKPAGLAHAVKVARPFLGDSPFVMYLGDNLIQSELGEFLNSFKEQHMDAMILLRPVPNPTSFGVAQVDDQGRVLHLVEKPKVPPSNLALVGIYFFANTIHAAIDRIQPSARGELEITDAIQDLINHQTHVEARQIEGWWLDTGKKDDLLEANQIILDTRLKSDIAGEVDEQSKTFGRVHIGTGSRLINCTVRGPVTIGNNCYLENCFIGPYSSIADQVTLIDIDLEHSVVLQGAKMTGIHQRIVDSVIGQRAQLRAAPQRPKALRFMIGDDSQIELT
- the murG gene encoding undecaprenyldiphospho-muramoylpentapeptide beta-N-acetylglucosaminyltransferase — protein: MKTSPTRLLIAASGTGGHLFPAIAVAEQLPDYQIEWLGVPDRLENQLLPSQYPLHTVSVEGFQKRGFDSLRVLGKLIRSIWQVRRLLQRGKFQGVFTTGGYIAAPAAIAARSLGLPIILHESNALPGKVTRLLGPLCTTVALGFEAAAQYLPRAKTICVGTPVRAQFLVKADEVTPLSDLPIPANVPLIAVVGGSQGAVAVNKLVRQCAPAWLEEGIWIVHQTGDNDPDAKTLQHPHYFPLPFYTNMAGLLHRADLVISRAGAGTLTELAMTQTPSILIPYPFAAEDHQTYNAAIFVEAGAALMVQQSDLIPETVKTQVLHLLKEQPLGMEGKGTLQTMAEKAASLAVPDSAERLADLIRKTFGEG
- a CDS encoding nuclear transport factor 2 family protein; the encoded protein is MRKSLNRPSQSAQHSILLHQAKPRHWKPFLITLGLVTTLGAVLHSGVVRAQKAEAVPPPELTNAISQIDTAASSHNVQSVLEYYSPNFTQSDGLTRQTLGQALTELWKRYPDLKYQTAIKSWKPEGKGISAETETRITGTQKVGNREWKIDSTLRSRQLFEDQKIVRQEVLAEKSQITSGKNPPTVLLNAPEQVKPGQQFNFDAIVQEPLGNDLLLGTALEEPVKPDGFINPTTADLEVLSAGGIYKVGRAPTTPENRWLSAVLVRQDGMTLVTQRVNVVGEKK
- a CDS encoding isopenicillin N synthase family dioxygenase — its product is MAFRCIPVIDVSRLRSKNIDDRKDVAVEMGQASHEVGFFYITNHGIEDAIIEQTLAETKRFFDLPLEVKNQVTIANSPISRGFEPIGYQTLDQNAAPDFKEGFYIGVERGINDPLVQAGTPNHGANQWLPDLPGWRVQMEQYFALMSGLSRLLLRGLALSLEVDEHYFDAAIDNPMAILRLLHYPPQSVHAPADQWGCGTHTDWGTITILLQDQVGGLEVRTPDGNWVQAKPIPGTFVINLGDMMARWTNDYYQSTPHRVVNRSGKERYSIPFFFDANYHALVECIPTCQSPENPPRYARITAGEHIVEMYRRTYGNG